The Lactuca sativa cultivar Salinas chromosome 2, Lsat_Salinas_v11, whole genome shotgun sequence genome includes a window with the following:
- the LOC111879860 gene encoding staphylococcal-like nuclease CAN1 has product MGNAVRFLIGECFSKPTTGGGGGGNWVNQQQAQGYQQQAQGYQQQSHGYHGVSPTSAGVSALGRDIHHFEMTSQVPEGLSKHVVSSKKAQSNWFSKLSEAFQQSNPPPNSPEEVSRLIVYTLKNHKKADVEGLLSYYGLPLPHSTVEVTTASQAPPVPHGLKFELNSLPVDAKSVADGDTVTVYVSTLDPREAANVPRDVHVAAAERARARAERNYTKADALHKQIISAGYRMIDNQNNEILARKYRIRLRGIDAPESAMPYGKEAKEELSKMVLGKCLKVYIFDEDRYGRCVGDIYCNGVFVQEMMLKKGLVWHYTAYDKRPELEKWEKDARAKRVGLWASAHPEKPWEWRKNRRDNK; this is encoded by the exons ATGGGAAACGCAGTGAGGTTTTTGATTGGTGAATGCTTTTCCAAGCCAACaaccggtggtggtggtggtggtaattgGGTGAATCAACAGCAAGCACAGGGGTATCAACAGCAAGCACAGGGGTATCAACAGCAATCACATGGCTACCACGGCGTTTCTCCGACCTCCGCCGGTGTCTCAGCCCTCGGTCGTGATATCCATCACTTTGAAATGACTTCCCAG GTACCTGAAGGTTTGAGTAAGCATGTCGTTTCATCCAAGAAAGCTCAGTCTAACTG GTTTAGCAAACTTTCCGAGGCTTTCCAACAATCAAACCCTCCTCCAAACTCACCCGAAGAGGTTTCCAGGCTCATAGTTTACACCTTAAAAAATCACAAAAAAGCCGATGttgag GGGTTGTTATCTTATTATGGTCTCCCTCTACCTCATTCCACGGTTGAGGTCACTACTGCTAGCCAAGCTCCGCCAGTTCCCCATGGACTCAAGTTTGAATTAAACTCGCTTCCC GTGGATGCAAAGAGTGTTGCAGATGGGGATACGGTTACGGTTTATGTTAGTACCTTGGATCCTCGGGAGGCTGCAAATGTTCCTCGAGATGTACATGTGGCAGCAGCAGAACGCGCGAGAGCACGTGCAGAGAGGAATTACACCAAGGCAGATGCACTCCACAAGCAAATTATAAGTGCTGGATATCG AATGATTGATAACCAAAACAACGAAATTCTAGCCCGCAAGTATCGTATAAGACTAAG GGGAATCGATGCTCCAGAAAGTGCTATGCCATATGGGAAAGAGGCAAAAGAAGAACTTAGCAAGATGGTTCTGGGAAAGTGTTTGAAAGTTTATATCTTTGATGAAGATCGTTATGGTCGTTGTGTTGGTGATATTTACTGCAATGGAGTTTTTGTTCAG GAAATGATGTTGAAGAAAGGACTTGTGTGGCACTACACAGCTTATGACAAACGACCCGAATTAGAAAAG TGGGAGAAAGATGCGAGAGCTAAGAGAGTTGGGTTGTGGGCTTCAGCACATCCTGAAAAACCATGGGAATGGAGAAAGAATCGTCGTGACAATAAATAG